A section of the Hirschia baltica ATCC 49814 genome encodes:
- a CDS encoding tyrosine recombinase XerC yields MDNTNSTHAHTHSHAPNTASQALYAFVEHLTHERRMSEHTIDGYRRDVGNFLGFLVNHLGGEAHVNDLVNLTPSDVRAWLAFRRANDDLQATSISRALSAVRAFFKYLDRQLDKPNARIQMVKAPKRPQRLPRPVSQEIAKNLLKEVENQDVEPWIAARDAAMVALMYGAGLRISEALSLTDADVPARDILRIQGKGNKVRLVPLIPAVRDALNVYYEKRPFLSDEEGPLFRGVKGKKLNPRIIQKLIEKLRISMGLPDTATPHALRHSFATHLLANGADLRSIQTLLGHASLSSTQIYTGVEADRLKAIHKAAHPRA; encoded by the coding sequence ATGGACAACACAAATTCTACACACGCACACACACATTCACATGCCCCGAACACAGCTTCGCAGGCGCTATATGCCTTCGTGGAACACCTCACCCACGAACGAAGAATGTCTGAACACACTATAGACGGCTATCGCCGCGATGTGGGAAATTTCCTCGGGTTTTTAGTCAACCATTTAGGCGGCGAAGCGCACGTCAATGACCTTGTCAATCTAACACCCAGTGATGTGCGCGCTTGGCTTGCATTTCGCCGCGCCAATGATGATTTACAGGCCACATCTATCAGCCGCGCCTTATCAGCTGTACGCGCATTTTTTAAATATCTAGATCGCCAGTTGGACAAACCTAATGCTCGCATCCAGATGGTCAAAGCTCCCAAACGTCCGCAACGCCTGCCTCGCCCAGTCTCGCAAGAGATTGCAAAAAACCTTTTAAAAGAGGTTGAAAATCAAGATGTTGAGCCATGGATTGCTGCACGAGATGCCGCCATGGTCGCGCTCATGTATGGTGCTGGACTTCGTATTTCAGAAGCGCTTTCCTTAACCGATGCCGATGTTCCAGCAAGAGATATTTTACGCATTCAAGGTAAAGGAAATAAGGTACGTCTTGTTCCGCTTATCCCTGCAGTACGCGATGCGCTCAATGTATATTATGAAAAGCGCCCATTTTTAAGCGATGAAGAAGGCCCGCTATTTCGCGGGGTAAAAGGCAAGAAACTCAATCCTCGCATTATTCAAAAACTCATTGAAAAACTGCGTATTAGCATGGGTTTACCAGATACAGCCACCCCCCATGCTCTGCGCCACTCATTTGCCACACACCTACTTGCCAATGGGGCAGACCTGCGCTCAATCCAGACTTTACTTGGACATGCCAGCCTATCATCAACCCAAATATATACAGGCGTGGAAGCTGACAGATTGAAAGCCATACACAAAGCAGCCCATCCTCGCGCTTAG
- a CDS encoding DEAD/DEAH box helicase, which translates to MTKFSDFDLASPVLKALDKEGYETPTPIQAQAIPLVMEGGDILGIAQTGTGKTAAFALPLLHHLCKLPDMPGPGAVRCLVIAPTRELASQIAEAFSKYGQCLSLRVLKVFGGVPIRKQMRDLHRGADVLVATPGRLIDLMEQGAVDLSYVEKLVLDEADQMLDLGFIHPLRRIAAAVPKERQTLFFSATMPSNVSGLANQFLTNPKKVSIAQESTTAERVTQTMSHVNQAQKGPLLLVNLQDESIDRALVFTRTKHGADKVVSKLMNAGIRCGAIHGNKSQAQRERALNAFRNGDSKVLVATDIAARGIDVPGVSHVFNYEIPNVPEQYVHRIGRTARAGREGKAISFVSRDEKKYLLDIQRQIRMKIPIVDLPEGFIDQAEEITANATPVIEERPRGRGGRDGARGGRDGGRGGRDGGRGGRDGGRGGRDGGRGRSEGRGGRDGGGYKGRDDRPQREDRPQREERPFRAEASSEPRYEGRQDRFKRSEGGERQERPNRDDRFARRERPEGERSEGRSEGRRDNRSEGRGGYQGRREGGREEGRGGYQGRSEGGRGEGRGGYQGRTEGGRGEGRGGYQGHSEGGRNEGRGGYQGRREGGRDENRGGYQGRDGGDRRPPNRDERMAGERPPSRGYEGSNPRPRTNYDKTRAADGRSWGNDRKEGGRSEGGRSEGGERTWNKKKSADGERKQTPRGRSERPTYPGKGGGSNRADGEGNGNRFKKRGPRSEDGPDFRRNDGGFSSPKKPSGNGAKRSGPSDGKPRRKPSFAR; encoded by the coding sequence GTGACAAAATTTTCTGATTTTGATCTGGCTAGTCCAGTCCTTAAAGCCTTGGATAAAGAAGGCTACGAAACACCGACTCCAATTCAAGCACAAGCTATTCCATTGGTTATGGAAGGCGGCGATATTCTAGGTATCGCTCAAACAGGTACAGGTAAAACAGCAGCTTTTGCTTTGCCGCTTCTTCACCACCTTTGTAAACTTCCAGACATGCCCGGCCCTGGTGCTGTGCGTTGTCTTGTTATTGCGCCAACGCGTGAACTTGCGAGCCAGATTGCTGAAGCATTCAGCAAATATGGCCAATGTCTTTCATTGCGCGTACTGAAAGTTTTCGGTGGTGTTCCTATTCGTAAACAAATGCGTGACCTACACCGCGGTGCAGACGTTTTGGTTGCAACACCGGGTCGTTTGATTGACTTGATGGAGCAGGGCGCTGTTGATCTTTCTTACGTCGAGAAACTTGTTCTTGATGAAGCAGACCAAATGCTTGATCTTGGGTTTATTCACCCATTGCGCCGTATTGCTGCTGCTGTTCCAAAAGAACGTCAAACATTGTTCTTTTCTGCGACAATGCCATCAAACGTGTCAGGGCTGGCAAACCAATTTTTGACAAACCCGAAAAAAGTGTCGATTGCTCAAGAGTCTACAACTGCTGAGCGCGTGACACAGACTATGTCTCACGTGAACCAAGCGCAAAAAGGTCCATTGCTTCTTGTGAACTTACAAGATGAATCAATTGACCGTGCATTGGTGTTTACGCGTACCAAACATGGTGCAGACAAAGTTGTTTCTAAATTGATGAATGCTGGTATCCGTTGTGGTGCTATCCACGGAAACAAATCTCAAGCTCAGCGTGAACGCGCATTGAATGCATTTCGTAATGGTGATTCAAAAGTGCTTGTGGCAACTGATATTGCAGCGCGTGGTATTGATGTCCCGGGCGTATCGCACGTGTTCAACTATGAAATTCCAAACGTACCTGAACAATATGTTCACCGTATTGGGCGGACTGCGCGTGCAGGGCGTGAAGGTAAAGCGATTTCTTTTGTGTCTCGTGACGAAAAGAAATACTTGCTTGATATTCAACGTCAAATCCGTATGAAAATTCCTATCGTGGATCTTCCAGAAGGATTTATCGACCAAGCTGAAGAAATCACTGCAAATGCCACTCCTGTAATTGAAGAGCGTCCACGTGGACGCGGCGGCAGAGATGGTGCACGTGGTGGACGCGATGGTGGACGCGGCGGTCGTGACGGTGGCCGTGGTGGTCGCGATGGCGGACGTGGCGGTCGTGATGGTGGTCGTGGTCGCTCAGAAGGTCGTGGTGGTCGTGATGGCGGCGGTTATAAAGGGCGTGATGATCGTCCTCAGCGTGAAGATCGCCCTCAACGTGAAGAACGTCCATTCCGTGCTGAAGCAAGTTCAGAGCCTCGCTATGAAGGCCGTCAAGATCGCTTTAAACGGTCTGAAGGTGGGGAACGTCAAGAGCGTCCAAACCGTGATGACCGTTTCGCACGACGCGAACGTCCTGAAGGTGAGCGTTCTGAAGGTAGATCAGAAGGACGCCGTGATAACCGTAGCGAAGGCCGTGGTGGATACCAAGGTCGCCGTGAAGGTGGTCGTGAAGAAGGCCGTGGCGGTTATCAAGGTCGTTCTGAAGGTGGCCGTGGTGAAGGTCGTGGCGGATATCAAGGTCGCACTGAAGGTGGCCGTGGTGAAGGTCGTGGAGGTTATCAAGGCCATTCTGAAGGTGGTCGCAACGAAGGTCGCGGTGGCTATCAAGGACGCCGTGAAGGTGGACGTGATGAAAATCGTGGTGGATACCAAGGCCGTGATGGTGGTGATCGTAGACCTCCCAACCGTGACGAACGTATGGCAGGTGAGCGTCCTCCAAGTCGTGGCTATGAGGGATCAAACCCGCGTCCTCGTACAAACTATGATAAAACACGCGCTGCTGATGGTCGTTCATGGGGTAATGATCGCAAAGAAGGTGGCCGTTCTGAGGGCGGCCGTTCTGAGGGCGGAGAGCGCACTTGGAATAAGAAAAAGTCTGCCGATGGTGAGCGCAAGCAAACACCACGCGGGCGTTCTGAGCGTCCAACATACCCAGGCAAAGGCGGCGGTTCTAACCGTGCTGATGGTGAAGGTAATGGAAACCGTTTCAAGAAACGTGGTCCACGGTCTGAAGATGGACCCGATTTCCGCCGCAATGATGGTGGTTTTAGCTCGCCTAAGAAACCTAGTGGCAATGGAGCTAAACGCAGTGGACCATCTGATGGCAAACCGCGCCGTAAACCAAGCTTTGCTCGCTAA
- a CDS encoding alkaline phosphatase family protein produces the protein MPHQFRFSSLLAILFLGLATCTTTPQNTTSISEVVDGYENAHSERSTVILIGLDGLRWDGVDRADTPNIDSLVKRGVRAKGMQPVFPSKTFPNFYALATGLHPENHGFLVNRPYDPVFDETFTNDSSSVEKWWDDGVPIWNILESQGVRTATAGWVGSEASINEIGPTYSIAYSSLMTKFPHERVNMVLEHLDRAGDARPHFITLYHDDIDVNAHRFGVDSPEEKAAISRMDGMVGKLLDGLKEREILEETNIIIVSDHGMLNVDLEKKIYLDDYIDVSLVRERNLDLGPFAAIWPLNANDTPMLLAQLQNAHPHMTAWLGEEVYTHRPEGSAPHDRTPPIMVTIDPDWFVTTRNAEVKAKERGWTASPKGNHGYLNTLRDMHATFIAAGPAFKSGETIDVFENVNVHGMIADILAVEPAQTDGSPEVWRKPFSEEFLSVLETSSKK, from the coding sequence ATGCCACATCAATTTAGGTTCTCAAGTTTATTAGCTATTCTCTTTTTGGGGTTAGCGACTTGTACGACAACTCCTCAAAATACGACATCAATATCAGAGGTGGTTGATGGTTATGAAAATGCTCACTCAGAGCGTTCAACTGTCATTTTGATTGGTTTAGATGGCTTGAGGTGGGATGGTGTAGATAGAGCCGATACTCCCAATATTGATAGTTTGGTAAAGCGAGGCGTGCGGGCCAAGGGGATGCAACCCGTTTTTCCTTCCAAGACATTTCCTAATTTTTATGCTTTAGCGACTGGATTGCATCCTGAAAATCACGGCTTTCTAGTCAACCGTCCTTATGATCCAGTTTTTGACGAGACCTTTACCAATGATAGTTCATCCGTTGAAAAATGGTGGGATGACGGTGTTCCAATTTGGAATATACTTGAATCACAAGGCGTGCGTACCGCCACTGCTGGTTGGGTTGGGTCCGAAGCCAGTATCAATGAAATTGGTCCGACATATTCGATAGCCTATTCCAGCTTAATGACGAAATTTCCACATGAACGTGTTAATATGGTTTTGGAGCATTTGGACCGCGCAGGCGATGCTCGCCCTCATTTTATTACGCTTTATCATGACGATATTGACGTGAACGCACATCGTTTTGGCGTTGACTCGCCAGAAGAAAAAGCCGCTATTTCACGAATGGATGGTATGGTTGGCAAGCTTCTGGATGGCTTAAAAGAGCGTGAGATACTAGAAGAAACAAATATAATCATCGTATCAGATCACGGCATGTTGAATGTTGATTTGGAAAAGAAAATCTATCTTGATGATTATATTGACGTGTCATTGGTGCGGGAACGTAATCTTGATTTAGGGCCATTTGCAGCGATTTGGCCATTAAATGCCAACGATACACCAATGTTACTTGCTCAATTGCAAAACGCTCATCCGCACATGACGGCTTGGCTTGGCGAAGAGGTCTACACACACAGACCTGAAGGTTCAGCACCGCATGATAGAACTCCGCCGATCATGGTGACAATAGATCCCGACTGGTTTGTGACAACGCGAAATGCTGAAGTCAAAGCAAAGGAACGCGGTTGGACAGCAAGCCCTAAAGGTAATCATGGATATTTAAACACGTTAAGGGATATGCATGCGACCTTCATTGCAGCGGGTCCAGCGTTTAAATCTGGTGAAACAATTGATGTGTTTGAGAACGTCAACGTTCACGGCATGATTGCAGACATTCTAGCTGTAGAACCGGCCCAAACGGATGGAAGTCCTGAAGTGTGGCGCAAGCCATTTTCAGAAGAATTTCTCTCAGTATTGGAAACATCTTCGAAAAAATAA
- a CDS encoding VOC family protein has translation MELGLFSLSLTVKDLQISKTFYEKIGFEVYGGHEDQGWLILKNGQTIIGIFEGMFDKNMLTFNPGWDAETNTLQTFTDVRDIQKDLKKNGVELTTQADETTTGPASFIVIDPDGNPILIDQHV, from the coding sequence ATGGAATTGGGTTTGTTCTCATTAAGTTTGACGGTAAAAGACCTTCAAATATCTAAAACTTTCTATGAGAAAATAGGGTTTGAGGTGTATGGAGGGCATGAGGATCAAGGCTGGTTGATTTTAAAAAATGGCCAGACGATTATTGGCATATTTGAAGGTATGTTTGATAAAAATATGCTGACCTTTAACCCAGGTTGGGATGCCGAAACCAACACACTTCAGACATTCACTGACGTTCGCGATATTCAGAAAGATCTGAAGAAGAATGGGGTGGAATTAACGACGCAAGCTGATGAAACGACGACTGGTCCAGCCAGCTTTATTGTAATCGATCCTGACGGTAATCCCATTTTAATCGATCAGCATGTTTAA
- a CDS encoding DMT family transporter, producing the protein MTFKPSNQLVGFALAAIGATLFSTKALVIKLAFIQGASVELMMVLRMGFSLPIFITVGFLAWRKQKHKGIALTPIRIFQTCALGILSYYVCTWLDFESLHYISAQLERLILFLYPTFTALFAWIFLKDKLTIRHITALAFSYVGVAILIGPEHQQFGNSALWGASLVLLAAILFAAYVTLSKATITAIGSPLFTSIAMSAAAIAIMIHFICEASLGVEQIEISTEIFCYGIFLAIFCTAIPAFAMSEAISRIGPGLASALGGLGPAVTAILAVWILNEPFGWPHFIALVFAISGAMILVMMPKQEQTSPKLNIKRDTEYD; encoded by the coding sequence ATGACTTTCAAACCATCCAATCAACTTGTAGGTTTCGCGCTCGCCGCTATTGGTGCCACTTTGTTTTCTACAAAAGCACTCGTTATCAAATTGGCATTTATCCAGGGTGCTAGTGTCGAGCTGATGATGGTTTTAAGAATGGGTTTTTCACTACCTATTTTTATAACTGTCGGCTTTTTAGCGTGGCGCAAGCAAAAACATAAAGGTATTGCCCTAACTCCAATTCGCATCTTCCAAACATGCGCATTAGGGATATTGAGTTACTATGTTTGCACATGGTTGGACTTTGAAAGTCTGCACTATATTTCTGCACAATTAGAGCGATTGATACTGTTTTTATATCCAACTTTTACAGCTCTTTTTGCTTGGATATTCTTAAAAGACAAACTCACAATCCGACACATAACTGCGCTGGCATTTTCATATGTTGGTGTCGCCATTCTTATTGGACCAGAACATCAGCAATTTGGTAATTCAGCATTGTGGGGTGCTAGTCTTGTACTCCTCGCCGCCATTTTGTTTGCAGCCTATGTCACTCTATCCAAAGCAACCATAACGGCAATCGGATCACCTCTTTTCACATCAATTGCCATGTCAGCAGCTGCAATCGCAATCATGATACACTTCATATGCGAAGCGAGTTTGGGTGTTGAACAGATAGAAATATCAACTGAAATCTTCTGTTATGGGATCTTTCTTGCGATTTTCTGTACAGCAATTCCAGCCTTTGCCATGTCTGAAGCAATTTCACGCATAGGCCCAGGTCTAGCCAGCGCTTTGGGCGGTCTAGGTCCGGCAGTAACGGCCATTCTAGCGGTATGGATATTAAATGAACCCTTTGGTTGGCCACATTTTATCGCACTTGTATTCGCAATTTCGGGCGCAATGATACTCGTCATGATGCCCAAACAAGAACAAACTTCACCTAAATTGAACATCAAAAGAGACACCGAATATGACTAA
- a CDS encoding HopJ type III effector protein, whose protein sequence is MTNFSSAQQNFITALKAPDFMFETTLEFIETWYEFTPTAFTNGKVENNASENQGSCKIFALQKLLNLTTEQTLLSFGQHYRDVLKTPNAENHFNLRTVVNNNSVDVEFESFPLKLK, encoded by the coding sequence ATGACTAATTTTTCTTCTGCTCAGCAAAACTTCATCACGGCCCTTAAAGCCCCTGATTTTATGTTCGAAACGACATTAGAATTCATTGAAACTTGGTATGAATTTACGCCAACGGCTTTCACAAATGGCAAAGTTGAGAATAACGCTTCTGAAAACCAAGGGAGCTGTAAAATTTTCGCCCTCCAAAAGCTGCTTAACCTTACCACAGAACAAACGCTGCTCTCTTTTGGTCAGCACTATAGAGATGTGCTAAAAACACCCAACGCAGAGAACCATTTTAATTTAAGAACCGTCGTAAATAACAATTCGGTTGATGTTGAGTTTGAGAGCTTTCCTTTGAAACTCAAATAG
- a CDS encoding SixA phosphatase family protein, with product MKKILFGITIALFLNACAMHTPVDNITTVYLVRHAEKENDGTKDPCLNLQGQARATYLAQLLNDVKFDAIYSTPYRRTTETAAPVFAQSGLVSLTSYAGNDLEDVAQMINTKQGTYLIVGHSNTTPQLVSILIKREVPPLKESDFDRLYKVTLHSDGDTHLEMLPYTPPS from the coding sequence TTGAAGAAAATTCTGTTTGGAATAACGATAGCCTTGTTTCTCAATGCCTGCGCAATGCATACGCCTGTCGACAATATTACGACCGTGTATTTAGTTCGCCATGCTGAAAAAGAAAATGACGGCACGAAGGATCCATGCCTCAACCTGCAAGGACAAGCCCGCGCAACTTATCTTGCCCAGCTGCTAAATGACGTAAAATTTGACGCAATATATTCAACACCCTATCGGCGCACGACTGAAACAGCTGCGCCGGTCTTCGCTCAATCAGGGTTAGTTAGCCTCACATCCTATGCAGGCAATGATCTTGAAGACGTCGCGCAGATGATAAACACCAAGCAAGGCACATATCTCATTGTTGGGCACAGCAATACAACGCCTCAATTAGTCAGCATTCTCATAAAACGCGAAGTTCCACCGCTTAAAGAAAGTGATTTTGACCGCCTCTACAAAGTAACGCTGCATTCTGACGGTGACACTCACTTAGAAATGCTGCCCTACACGCCCCCTTCCTAA